A genome region from Macaca nemestrina isolate mMacNem1 chromosome 15, mMacNem.hap1, whole genome shotgun sequence includes the following:
- the LOC105464525 gene encoding apolipoprotein L4 isoform X3, with amino-acid sequence MQQNHPGRTMAGQFHGKPLSDLAAEKKCFTEEVTEYFQKNVSPGHLKILLTDDEAWKRFVAVAELPRDEADALYEALKNLTPYAAIEDKDVQQKDQQLREWFLKQFPQLSWKIQESIERIRVIANEIEEFHRGCTIANVVSGSTGTASGVLSVVGFLLAPFTAGLSLGVTAVGLGLGIASATTGISTSIVENTYTKSAELRASRLTATSRDLLKVLGDTLSEITPSVLSFALDFDEVTKMIANDVRTLRRSKATVGRPLNIRRLIPTNVIDELKTPGAAKRMVRKAVPKAASGALLVLDVVQLVQDSQHLHEGAKSESAEELRQWAQELQKNLNELTQIHQSLKAGWAQ; translated from the exons ATGCAGCAAAACCATCCAGGCAGGACAATGGCTGGGCAATTCCATGGTAAGCCTCTCAGTGACCTGGCTGCTG AAAAGAAATGCTTCACTGAAGAAGTCACCGAATACTTCCAGAAGAATGTTAGCCCAGGGCATCTGAAAATCCTGCTGACTGACGATGAAGCCTGGAAGAGATTCGTAGCTGTGGCTGAATTGCCCAG GGACGAGGCAGATGCTCTCTATGAAGCTCTGAAGAATCTTACACCATATGCGGCTATTGAGGACAAAGACGTGCAGCAAAAAGACCAGCAGCTTAGGGAGTGGTTTTTGAAACAGTTTCCTCAACTCAGCTGGAAGATTCAGGAGTCCATAGAAAGGATTCGTGTTATTGCAAATGAGATTGAAGAGTTCCACAGAGGTTGCACTATCGCCAACGTGGTGTCCGGCTCCACTGGCACTGCCTCTGGCGTCTTGTCTGTCGTTGGCTTTTTGCTGGCACCATTTACAGCAGGGCTGAGCCTGGGCGTCACTGCAGTTGGGTTAGGGCTGGGAATAGCATCTGCTACGACTGGGATCAGCACCAGCATCGTGGAGAACACATACACGAAGTCGGCAGAACTCCGAGCCAGCAGGCTGACTGCGACCAGCCGTGACCTGTTGAAGGTATTAGGGGACACTTTGAGCGAAATCACGCCCAGCGTGCTTTCTTTTGCGCTTGATTTTGACGAAGTCACAAAAATGATTGCGAATGATGTCCGTACACTCAGGAGATCTAAAGCCACTGTTGGACGCCCTTTGAACATTAGGCGACTCATACCTACAAATGTTATTGATGAGCTGAAAACACCTGGAGCCGCCAAACGGATGGTGAGAAAAGCAGTCCCGAAGGCCGCTTCAGGAGCCCTCCTTGTGCTGGATGTGGTCCAGCTTGTGCAAGACTCACAGCACTTGCATGAGGGGGCAAAATCCGAGTCTGCTGAGGAGCTGAGGCAGTGGGCTCAGGAACTGCAGAAGAATCTAAACGAACTCACCCAGATCCATCAGAGTCTAAAGGCAGGCTGGGCCCAGTGA
- the LOC105464525 gene encoding apolipoprotein L4 isoform X4, which produces MQQNHPGRTMAGQFHEKKCFTEEVTEYFQKNVSPGHLKILLTDDEAWKRFVAVAELPRDEADALYEALKNLTPYAAIEDKDVQQKDQQLREWFLKQFPQLSWKIQESIERIRVIANEIEEFHRGCTIANVVSGSTGTASGVLSVVGFLLAPFTAGLSLGVTAVGLGLGIASATTGISTSIVENTYTKSAELRASRLTATSRDLLKVLGDTLSEITPSVLSFALDFDEVTKMIANDVRTLRRSKATVGRPLNIRRLIPTNVIDELKTPGAAKRMVRKAVPKAASGALLVLDVVQLVQDSQHLHEGAKSESAEELRQWAQELQKNLNELTQIHQSLKAGWAQ; this is translated from the exons ATGCAGCAAAACCATCCAGGCAGGACAATGGCTGGGCAATTCCATG AAAAGAAATGCTTCACTGAAGAAGTCACCGAATACTTCCAGAAGAATGTTAGCCCAGGGCATCTGAAAATCCTGCTGACTGACGATGAAGCCTGGAAGAGATTCGTAGCTGTGGCTGAATTGCCCAG GGACGAGGCAGATGCTCTCTATGAAGCTCTGAAGAATCTTACACCATATGCGGCTATTGAGGACAAAGACGTGCAGCAAAAAGACCAGCAGCTTAGGGAGTGGTTTTTGAAACAGTTTCCTCAACTCAGCTGGAAGATTCAGGAGTCCATAGAAAGGATTCGTGTTATTGCAAATGAGATTGAAGAGTTCCACAGAGGTTGCACTATCGCCAACGTGGTGTCCGGCTCCACTGGCACTGCCTCTGGCGTCTTGTCTGTCGTTGGCTTTTTGCTGGCACCATTTACAGCAGGGCTGAGCCTGGGCGTCACTGCAGTTGGGTTAGGGCTGGGAATAGCATCTGCTACGACTGGGATCAGCACCAGCATCGTGGAGAACACATACACGAAGTCGGCAGAACTCCGAGCCAGCAGGCTGACTGCGACCAGCCGTGACCTGTTGAAGGTATTAGGGGACACTTTGAGCGAAATCACGCCCAGCGTGCTTTCTTTTGCGCTTGATTTTGACGAAGTCACAAAAATGATTGCGAATGATGTCCGTACACTCAGGAGATCTAAAGCCACTGTTGGACGCCCTTTGAACATTAGGCGACTCATACCTACAAATGTTATTGATGAGCTGAAAACACCTGGAGCCGCCAAACGGATGGTGAGAAAAGCAGTCCCGAAGGCCGCTTCAGGAGCCCTCCTTGTGCTGGATGTGGTCCAGCTTGTGCAAGACTCACAGCACTTGCATGAGGGGGCAAAATCCGAGTCTGCTGAGGAGCTGAGGCAGTGGGCTCAGGAACTGCAGAAGAATCTAAACGAACTCACCCAGATCCATCAGAGTCTAAAGGCAGGCTGGGCCCAGTGA
- the LOC105464525 gene encoding apolipoprotein L4 isoform X2: MIEKQSGLGWSWHLLPPQRDLQSSNYSSLPLSTGASQSIPQFVFSSSRMQQNHPGRTMAGQFHEKKCFTEEVTEYFQKNVSPGHLKILLTDDEAWKRFVAVAELPRDEADALYEALKNLTPYAAIEDKDVQQKDQQLREWFLKQFPQLSWKIQESIERIRVIANEIEEFHRGCTIANVVSGSTGTASGVLSVVGFLLAPFTAGLSLGVTAVGLGLGIASATTGISTSIVENTYTKSAELRASRLTATSRDLLKVLGDTLSEITPSVLSFALDFDEVTKMIANDVRTLRRSKATVGRPLNIRRLIPTNVIDELKTPGAAKRMVRKAVPKAASGALLVLDVVQLVQDSQHLHEGAKSESAEELRQWAQELQKNLNELTQIHQSLKAGWAQ, encoded by the exons ATGATAGAGAAACAATCTGGGTTAGGTTGGTCTTGGCATTTGCTGCCACCTCAGAGGGATCTGCAGAGCTCCAACTACTCAAGCCTCCCTCTGTCCACAGGTGCCTCACAGTCAATCCCACAATTTGTTTTCTCCTCCTCAAGGATGCAGCAAAACCATCCAGGCAGGACAATGGCTGGGCAATTCCATG AAAAGAAATGCTTCACTGAAGAAGTCACCGAATACTTCCAGAAGAATGTTAGCCCAGGGCATCTGAAAATCCTGCTGACTGACGATGAAGCCTGGAAGAGATTCGTAGCTGTGGCTGAATTGCCCAG GGACGAGGCAGATGCTCTCTATGAAGCTCTGAAGAATCTTACACCATATGCGGCTATTGAGGACAAAGACGTGCAGCAAAAAGACCAGCAGCTTAGGGAGTGGTTTTTGAAACAGTTTCCTCAACTCAGCTGGAAGATTCAGGAGTCCATAGAAAGGATTCGTGTTATTGCAAATGAGATTGAAGAGTTCCACAGAGGTTGCACTATCGCCAACGTGGTGTCCGGCTCCACTGGCACTGCCTCTGGCGTCTTGTCTGTCGTTGGCTTTTTGCTGGCACCATTTACAGCAGGGCTGAGCCTGGGCGTCACTGCAGTTGGGTTAGGGCTGGGAATAGCATCTGCTACGACTGGGATCAGCACCAGCATCGTGGAGAACACATACACGAAGTCGGCAGAACTCCGAGCCAGCAGGCTGACTGCGACCAGCCGTGACCTGTTGAAGGTATTAGGGGACACTTTGAGCGAAATCACGCCCAGCGTGCTTTCTTTTGCGCTTGATTTTGACGAAGTCACAAAAATGATTGCGAATGATGTCCGTACACTCAGGAGATCTAAAGCCACTGTTGGACGCCCTTTGAACATTAGGCGACTCATACCTACAAATGTTATTGATGAGCTGAAAACACCTGGAGCCGCCAAACGGATGGTGAGAAAAGCAGTCCCGAAGGCCGCTTCAGGAGCCCTCCTTGTGCTGGATGTGGTCCAGCTTGTGCAAGACTCACAGCACTTGCATGAGGGGGCAAAATCCGAGTCTGCTGAGGAGCTGAGGCAGTGGGCTCAGGAACTGCAGAAGAATCTAAACGAACTCACCCAGATCCATCAGAGTCTAAAGGCAGGCTGGGCCCAGTGA
- the LOC105464525 gene encoding apolipoprotein L4 isoform X1: protein MIEKQSGLGWSWHLLPPQRDLQSSNYSSLPLSTGASQSIPQFVFSSSRMQQNHPGRTMAGQFHGKPLSDLAAEKKCFTEEVTEYFQKNVSPGHLKILLTDDEAWKRFVAVAELPRDEADALYEALKNLTPYAAIEDKDVQQKDQQLREWFLKQFPQLSWKIQESIERIRVIANEIEEFHRGCTIANVVSGSTGTASGVLSVVGFLLAPFTAGLSLGVTAVGLGLGIASATTGISTSIVENTYTKSAELRASRLTATSRDLLKVLGDTLSEITPSVLSFALDFDEVTKMIANDVRTLRRSKATVGRPLNIRRLIPTNVIDELKTPGAAKRMVRKAVPKAASGALLVLDVVQLVQDSQHLHEGAKSESAEELRQWAQELQKNLNELTQIHQSLKAGWAQ, encoded by the exons ATGATAGAGAAACAATCTGGGTTAGGTTGGTCTTGGCATTTGCTGCCACCTCAGAGGGATCTGCAGAGCTCCAACTACTCAAGCCTCCCTCTGTCCACAGGTGCCTCACAGTCAATCCCACAATTTGTTTTCTCCTCCTCAAGGATGCAGCAAAACCATCCAGGCAGGACAATGGCTGGGCAATTCCATGGTAAGCCTCTCAGTGACCTGGCTGCTG AAAAGAAATGCTTCACTGAAGAAGTCACCGAATACTTCCAGAAGAATGTTAGCCCAGGGCATCTGAAAATCCTGCTGACTGACGATGAAGCCTGGAAGAGATTCGTAGCTGTGGCTGAATTGCCCAG GGACGAGGCAGATGCTCTCTATGAAGCTCTGAAGAATCTTACACCATATGCGGCTATTGAGGACAAAGACGTGCAGCAAAAAGACCAGCAGCTTAGGGAGTGGTTTTTGAAACAGTTTCCTCAACTCAGCTGGAAGATTCAGGAGTCCATAGAAAGGATTCGTGTTATTGCAAATGAGATTGAAGAGTTCCACAGAGGTTGCACTATCGCCAACGTGGTGTCCGGCTCCACTGGCACTGCCTCTGGCGTCTTGTCTGTCGTTGGCTTTTTGCTGGCACCATTTACAGCAGGGCTGAGCCTGGGCGTCACTGCAGTTGGGTTAGGGCTGGGAATAGCATCTGCTACGACTGGGATCAGCACCAGCATCGTGGAGAACACATACACGAAGTCGGCAGAACTCCGAGCCAGCAGGCTGACTGCGACCAGCCGTGACCTGTTGAAGGTATTAGGGGACACTTTGAGCGAAATCACGCCCAGCGTGCTTTCTTTTGCGCTTGATTTTGACGAAGTCACAAAAATGATTGCGAATGATGTCCGTACACTCAGGAGATCTAAAGCCACTGTTGGACGCCCTTTGAACATTAGGCGACTCATACCTACAAATGTTATTGATGAGCTGAAAACACCTGGAGCCGCCAAACGGATGGTGAGAAAAGCAGTCCCGAAGGCCGCTTCAGGAGCCCTCCTTGTGCTGGATGTGGTCCAGCTTGTGCAAGACTCACAGCACTTGCATGAGGGGGCAAAATCCGAGTCTGCTGAGGAGCTGAGGCAGTGGGCTCAGGAACTGCAGAAGAATCTAAACGAACTCACCCAGATCCATCAGAGTCTAAAGGCAGGCTGGGCCCAGTGA